In Aethina tumida isolate Nest 87 chromosome 2, icAetTumi1.1, whole genome shotgun sequence, the DNA window AATTAGtcgtaattatatataattaattttatgtataagttAAACCCTGAatgttagttattattttggttGAACACTGTTGTTTTATACTTTCAACATTGTTTCTTCCAGTTGGTCCGGCAAGAGGCACAGCGATATAATGTTACGGAAATGACGTAACTGTTGAGGGCCAGAAACAGGAGTTGTGCACGCGATGCATTAATATTAAGTGTCCGATGGCTCGTTCACTTAACCGtacttcattatttattgcCTCAAGTCCCACCAGATGAGTGAATTTTTTTAGTGCAGACCTCAACACATAATTCTTGCTTGTTGTTGCTCAAATGAGCTTTAAAACAAGAAGTTTCCAGTTCAAAAAGCATATTATGCATAAGTACATAATCACGACCAGATTACAATAAAGATTAGCCAAGTTATCAGTTGAAATATGGGTCATTAGAGCCCATGTTCGGCGTTTAAAAATAAGAGAGTGAGCTATTATCCTTGGATAGGACGAATTTCCAGTGTCAGATGGTAGTAATGGCATCTTCGAAGCTCAGGAAGGCATGAACGCCATTTGAGAACATAATGGGACGCTGCCAACTTTGATCAGGGACCGTGCACAATTAGAAATAGACCCGGCAACATTGGCACGCTCGATCGCATCCAGTGTTTCTAACGACAATTAAACCGGTTAATATTCTATATGTAATAGGATAATGATTCAAGGGGTGGTTACAGTCTTGGGGAGACTTTTTTGACCTGTAATTAATCTGTATAAACGTATGCAACCTATAAGTTAAtccaaaattaactaaatttagaaaataagaaGTGACTACAGGTAATGTATGCATTGAAGTTATACCTGacaacatatataaaaagttatgcATTGATTCAAGTTGTATCAATCAATCCAGACATCGATAGCTAATTGAATTGAAGACAAAATGGTTTCTTCAATAATCCCAGCTTTCGACAAAGCCAGTTACAGTGATTCTTCTGAAAACACTTCGGAGTCCAGTGTTAAATCAACAAAGAGAAGAACCACCTCGAATAAAAAGAAGGGAAAAACATGTCGCAACTGCTTGGAGACATTTACTAATATAGAAGACTTTTGGCAACACTCCAGGATCCACATAAGAGAAGATAAATTAATAGCTTGTCCAGTATGTCCCTTTGTAACGGAATACAAGCATCATTATACCTACCACATGGGCCACCACACCGGAAACAAGCCATTTAAATGCGACCAATGCACATACGAATGTATCAGCAAGTCCATGTTGATTTCCCATCAGAAATCCCATTCCGACTTGTGCCAATATCGATGTGCTGATTGCGACTACAAAGGGAAATTTGCACGCCTGCTCAAGATTCATGCCAGAAGAACCGGCCACACTCCCGGACAAGTTTTGAAACCCGATGGTACCCCGGATGAAACCAAAGTCGTTGAGGTTTACGGGAGGAAGCGCCTTCGTAAGAGCAGTGTGGGGAAAAGTCATGaagttaaaactgaaattgaaCCTTATGTTCCACCACCTAAGGCTAAATGCTTAGATGATTCGATTGATGATTTGCCAGATCCTTTCGTGTGTGATTTTTGTTGCTTGGAATTGTATGTGGATTACGATAAGCACATGGCTTACCACAACAAAGATGATCCGATGTCTTGTAATGAATGTGGTGTACGTTATTTGTATGGAttggaattttttattcatcttgaacttaaacataaaaaataaaacattattaactaTATGTCATTTTTCTTGGACCTTTACCTTCCACTTTAATCAATCAAACATTGTACTACTACATTTCCAACTTAATAGATTCCAACAGGTGTTATTGATCTTCCAATGTTCTGATGGAATCTTCCACCATTTTCTTCGTGACAGTTATCTTTTGTACTGTAGTTTGAAACCATATTTTTTCTAAGTGTGTTAACTGTATTTGGTTTCAACATTTGAGTAATCTCTTTAAGATTgagttattgtttaaatagtgGGGAGTTGAGGCCCTTTAGCCAAGGAGATAACTCTTATTTTCATAGGGTAGTGAAGTTATTTGCTATAAAAGAGTTTTGAAGCACTGATCATTCGAATTGtgtgttgttaattattacttactaataaaaaagatttttaaatgctttaataaaataaaatttactaaataaaacaaatttgactAATTGTGTCTTACTTTTACATTGAAAGTGAAATAAAaggaaacaaattttaaaaattatatgattaatattttaaaattgacaaaagtgaaataaatgaactaaaatatttgaaaattgaaataaagtcatttctaaaaattgaaaaatattaaaatttaatatataagttaatttaattttaaaaattattgaaaaaaatagaaagtgaataaatttgtctaaattattttttaaaattattgaaatatgtacatacaataaattctacaatatttaaaattacttattctaATCTTTTTTAAcaccaataatatttaaactacgAAATATAACGATTTGGAATAATTATGTCTTATGTTAtatcaataagaaatttaaatctcaataataaatttaaattataattaataatgaaagtaaaatgttttttgtatgttattataataaaaatgtatttctaaataattaaataatagaattttaaaataaaattatctaacaattgtcaaatattattttaaataagtttattaaattttaaaattatttaaatgttatataaaaatatattaaatgaatgaactataacaattaataagaaacttaacatttttaaaaattattgaaacaaaataaattttgaaaatcattatataaaaacgatttttaaatgcattaataaaataaaatttactaaataaaacaaaagtgaCTTAATTGTGTCTTACTTT includes these proteins:
- the LOC109603487 gene encoding protein hunchback-like, with protein sequence MVSSIIPAFDKASYSDSSENTSESSVKSTKRRTTSNKKKGKTCRNCLETFTNIEDFWQHSRIHIREDKLIACPVCPFVTEYKHHYTYHMGHHTGNKPFKCDQCTYECISKSMLISHQKSHSDLCQYRCADCDYKGKFARLLKIHARRTGHTPGQVLKPDGTPDETKVVEVYGRKRLRKSSVGKSHEVKTEIEPYVPPPKAKCLDDSIDDLPDPFVCDFCCLELYVDYDKHMAYHNKDDPMSCNECGVRYLYGLEFFIHLELKHKK